Genomic DNA from Epinephelus moara isolate mb chromosome 24, YSFRI_EMoa_1.0, whole genome shotgun sequence:
tgtagacggctattagacattttttaaaccaaGAAATGCTTGCTGGGATAGTTTCTCTTCAAATTATGTCTTTGTGTCTTGGGTCACACAGATGATGTGTGCCTGATGCTCCCTCTCATCGGCTCACATTGGGTCATCTTGGGTCATTGTCATCTTTTGAATAAGCTAGCAAAACCTTAAACGTTGTACATTAACCTAGACTTTGCCATCACATCTTTTGGTCCTGTCTGGTTTTAAATACTTACTGTAATTATATTTGTATAGAAATCAAAAATGTCtgctggagcctattccagctgacactgggtgagaggcagggtacaccctggacaggtcaccagactctcacagggctgacacatagagacagacaaccattcacgctcacattcacacctacagacaatttagagtcaccaattaacctgcatgtctttggactgtgggaggaagccggagtacctgggtGTACCACACTGACATCAGGAGAACACACaggctctgcacagaggggctccctccctgatttgaaccaggaaccttcttgctgtgaggtgacagtgctaaccactacaccactgtgccgcccacACATATAGATGTGAGGCCAGATATACAAGTTATAGGAAAACATGAATGGTATATTCTGTATGCTTTCATACTTGTGCCTCATTTTAGCCCGTACTTTACCACTCAGTCCAACTTTCTATTTCACTGAAGCGTGCACTGCAACGTCCTGCAAAACCACATCCATCCAGTTTTTAAGGAGTCCCTTGCTGATACACTCATCTGTTCCACTTGACAATAGGAAAGAGTcgacaaaagacaaacagataaaacaaGACCAGAAGCTTCCTCCATATTATTATGAAGATggtgattttaatgtgtttaaaacacaataaatcattaaaagctTGCATGTTTAAAAACTCTATAAGGAAGGGGGGAATAAAGAAACAACTGAACAGATCCCAAATCAGCGCTCCCGGGGGGGGTCACAGCTCATCAGACACTTGGCaagatcagtgtttttcctggaCTGTCATTAGAAAGGCCAGCTAATGTCCCACATCCTGTCGCAATGATGAGAAAACAATGTGACAACTGCTCACAAATGCatgtttgtaaaatgttttgtttcatgttacaaCTCTGGCTCTGTACACGAATAgtgcaaaaaacaataaataaataaataaaatattttctttaaaaacacattttagacaTAGTTGCCCTCCGCTCTGCACCAGAGCCAACACACTGGACTCATACTCCTGATTCCCGAGGGTGAGATATCAAATTCTTTGGAGTTTAAAGGTCTCCGGCCTCAGATACACTTTATTATGATTAGCAtaacacagacaaaataaataacattaacgTCAGACATTGTCCTCAACTGTTGCCATGAGTCTGAATCAGCGGGCAGTTAGATacaaaaataagatttaaaacaaactgaaaataacTGATGCTCAAAGGACATATACAGTTTTAGCTACACTGATAAAGCTCACCCATGCGAGGGTGTAAAAGACATTTAATTGATGCAGCAGCTGTCCCCTTCAATTATCTGTGAATGTCAGCAACAGTTAGATGCCCATGATTTTGTTCTGCCTCTTTGCTCTGCCTGCCGCTATCTGTCACAAATGAATGTTGAGAATATTTTTAAAGACTCGTTTGAAGTTCCCGTTGCAGAGCGGGTATATAAAAGGGTTGAGAGTGGAGTTCATGTATCCTAACCATATGGTGAACATGTGGAGGTCGTGGTGCACGCACTCTCTGCAGAATGCCATGACCATGAAAGCTATGAAGTACGGTATCCAACACAGCAAGAAAGCAGCAATTATAAAGCCGAGCTGCTTGGCTGCCTTGTGCTCCTTATGGATCCTCAGGCTCTGGATACGCtgacgtgattggtcaataaaCCGTTGCCACGTCTGTCTAAGGGTCACAGCGTTAGCTGGGTCTAATTTGGCATCTTCGACCCCTTCCTCTATCCAGGGCAGAGCGTGACTGGGGTTGTAGTTGTTGTCGAGCACAGAGGTGTATCTCTGCACGTCTGAAACCTGACTGATATCACAGACGCCGCTCACTGACTTTGGCACCGTGACGTGACATTCGTTTAAAGACGTCCGAAGTTTGTAATCATTATTCCCCTCTGGACAAATAATGTCCTTTGGCACCGGAGGTTGACTCAGGGGCACCTCAGTGTCTGACTGCTTCTCTTCAGGAGACAGGGAGCACCTTTTGACCCTCTGTGCCATTCTGAGTCTTTTGGTTGTCATGGCGAGCAATGACGTCTGCTGGCACTTCACACCAATTTTTCTGTGAGATCTGGATGAAGCTGTTTTAGTTTTATCAGGATCCTCGAGGGAATATGGCTGATCTAGAGTGTTCTGGTCCAACAGGCGCTGTTTTTTAGAGAGTTTCATCGGGACGTTACATTCCCTCTTGGGTGATGTGGAGTGATTTCTCACTGGTGTTTGGGCATTTTGTCCATGCTCGTTTTCCCCAAATGAATCGGTTGGATGAAtgattctctctctgtccctcagaTGTTGCCTCACTGCCAAGTAgatgtgtgtgtaaaaccaCAGCATCAAAATGGAGGGCACGTAGAAGTTGAAGACAGCAGTGATAACTTTAAACCACGTGACAAAGCGAAAATCCGTGTCACACTTGTTCTCCTCCTCGGGTTTAAGGTCCACATGTGTGAAAGACCTCCATCCTAAAATTGGAATAATCCACATCATCGACAGCAGCCAGGCTCCAGAAATCATCACACTCGCCTTTCCCCTTGTGCGATATTTCAGGTACTTGAGCGGCTGTCTGACGGAGCGGTATCGATCCAAACACAGGATAAACAAGCTGAAAATTGAGGCTGTGCTCGCCACATAGTCCATAATAAGCCAAAATTGGCAGACAGCCCGTCCCAGCTTCCATTCATCCTCCAACAAATACACCAGATTTAGAGGCATAACTGTGGTCCCCACGATCAGATCTGCCAGAGACAGGCTGACGATGTAGAGGTTCCCCACCGTGTGCAGGCTCTTCTCTCTCTTGATGGCGTAGAGGACGAGCAGGTTCATCATAATggtgaggagagacagaagtcCCAGACAGACCCCCAGCAGGGCGTTGTGGAAGCAGCCATGCAGAGTCAGGGTGTGATTGCTccagctgttgttgctgttattgaCGGAGATGTTGGTGCTGAGGCGAGGAGGGTCTGTGGAGGGTGACAGACCAGATTCCATCATGGTAGGTGAGACGGTCACCTACAGATCCAGTCATATCATGGAAAACTGTAGTGACAGTGTGTCTCAAACTGTCGGCCAAAACATGTATGGTACAGCAGGTTTCAGTGGTGTGTTTACTCAGTTTGGATCCAACACTTGCAGCGTAATGACCTGTGcaactttatatttaaaaaaaaagatccttcACATGCTGGAGAAGGTGTAAATCAGTGTTGTCTTGATGTGTAGTCCATTTGTTATAGAAATCCACACTGTTTAACACCtggaaacataaagaaaacacgtttaaaactgacacacacttttatttcctctcctcttcactcaatttttattttaatgtttaatttattgttaCTTTAACATCTGTCCTTCACTGTGCAGAGTTTTCAACTACAACAccgtggctcagaggtagagcgggtcatttACTACTTAAATAATTGGaggtttgatccccagctcctccagtctgcatatCAAAGTATCCTTTgccaagatactgaaccccaaaacaCCAGTGGATGATTACTGTGTAGCAGGTGGCATCATGTATGGGTGAATGTGgcgtagtgtaaaagtgctttgagtggtcagaagactagaaaggtgctttacaagtgcagtccatttaccattttacaTCCACCTGCTGAAGTAGGAAAGTGGCTCTGTCCTCCCTTTAAATCTCAGGTTAAGTTTAAGACATGCACATGTCACCGCGGTTTTGTGACATAGTGACTAGTTTAGAGGACAAGCATGGTCCAACATGCAACTCACTGTTTAGAGCAGTGGTGCATGGTTGCCTGTGGTAgcatagcattttttttatttattcatatttttatcaACATATTGAGGGGGCGACATTTTGAGCATAACtgaagtaataataatatttttttcatagcaCTTATCTAcacaaggttacaaagtgcttcacaaagtgcaCTGAAATAGGACAATTTAACAGTACAAAGGAAATAAACGCAGATGTTGCAAATCACAAAAGTACAAATCAGGCATTAAGGGGGAAAGCTTtactataaaaatatgttttaagcaatgatttaaaaacgGGTAATGTGCCAGTCTAATCTCCTCAAGCAGAGAGTTTCAGAGCTTCGGGGCCTTGATGGTAAAAGCCTGGTCACCTCTAGCCACCAGCCTTGATCTAGGGACAACTAGTGAGGGTCGAGGATCTCAGGTCACGACTTGGAGCGCAGGTGTTAAGAAGCACAGTTATATAACTCGTTGCTAAACCATGTTgagctttaaaagttatttaaagAACCTCAAAATCAATTTTGAAGGTAACTGGCAACCAGTGGAGGGAGGCGAGAATTGGGGTGATATGTGGCCTACGATTTGTCCCAGTTAAAATACGAGCTGCAGCACTCTGCACTAGTTGAAGCCAAGTTACTGAAGATTTAGACACGTATACAGTGCATTGCAGTAGTCGAGGCCCAAGAATATATAAGCATGAATAAGCTTTTCTAGGTCAGGAAAAGATgcaactgatttgattttgataatatttcttaGGTGGAAGTAGCAAGATTTAATGAGAATATTGGGATTATTGGGTGCAGGAGTCCTTCTCAAGGTATACTGTAAATACTGCCTTCATCTATGTGCGAGTAAAGCTTTAACTTTTGCAGCTGGTTGAGGTTTTTCCTACTTTATACACACTTAAgtagtttttagttttaaaaaaaaggttcaacaatatacagtatatatgcaTTCAGACGCATTATGAAACTTAAATACAGCTCGACGTCTCCTGTAATACTTTTTCTTTGTTGGTTTGGTTGTACAGTATTCCTTGGCTAAAATCTCTATCTTGCTCTTTGCCTTTCGCTGTCCAGCTGGCTTCCTTTAACACTCACACAAAGGGGAGGGTGGCAAATCCCATCAACGACACAGCAGTGGACAATCTGTGTGATTGGAGAAAAGGAGGCAATAAAATGCTGCTGGTGTTGCATGATTTATAAAAATCCTACACTGCAGCGTGTTTGATAACATATTTGACGCTGCAAAACACAGCAAGACCACTCGCACGtataaaacatgacaatatGCTGCCGGAAAATCTTAACCATATAATTTATCTGGACAGTATGGGGTATTGATTTTTAAGAGAGTAGACTGAAATAAGCCCGTTGCCATGGAGgcaagtgggtgttttttttttgtacattgcTTGTGCAGACTTGTCTCTGTGTGACACATCTGTGAATTGAAACACGTCATTTGGCCTTTTTGGGACACTTTGTTTGAAaccacttatttttttattctcatcCAACAAAAGAGAATTATCAAGTGTGTTATTTTGCCAAGGAGACCATCACATCCCACACGTATTGAATCATTcctcacaacaacaaca
This window encodes:
- the hrh1 gene encoding histamine H1 receptor, which codes for MMESGLSPSTDPPRLSTNISVNNSNNSWSNHTLTLHGCFHNALLGVCLGLLSLLTIMMNLLVLYAIKREKSLHTVGNLYIVSLSLADLIVGTTVMPLNLVYLLEDEWKLGRAVCQFWLIMDYVASTASIFSLFILCLDRYRSVRQPLKYLKYRTRGKASVMISGAWLLSMMWIIPILGWRSFTHVDLKPEEENKCDTDFRFVTWFKVITAVFNFYVPSILMLWFYTHIYLAVRQHLRDRERIIHPTDSFGENEHGQNAQTPVRNHSTSPKRECNVPMKLSKKQRLLDQNTLDQPYSLEDPDKTKTASSRSHRKIGVKCQQTSLLAMTTKRLRMAQRVKRCSLSPEEKQSDTEVPLSQPPVPKDIICPEGNNDYKLRTSLNECHVTVPKSVSGVCDISQVSDVQRYTSVLDNNYNPSHALPWIEEGVEDAKLDPANAVTLRQTWQRFIDQSRQRIQSLRIHKEHKAAKQLGFIIAAFLLCWIPYFIAFMVMAFCRECVHHDLHMFTIWLGYMNSTLNPFIYPLCNGNFKRVFKNILNIHL